One Burkholderia sp. PAMC 26561 genomic window carries:
- the rpsM gene encoding 30S ribosomal protein S13 encodes MARIAGVNIPNHQHTEIGLTAIFGVGRTRARNICVSSGVEFSKKVKDLTDADLEKLREEVGKFIVEGDLRREVTMNIKRLMDLGCYRGVRHRKGLPMRGQRTRTNARTRKGPRRAAQSLKK; translated from the coding sequence ATGGCTCGTATCGCAGGGGTTAACATCCCGAATCACCAGCATACTGAAATCGGCCTCACGGCAATTTTCGGTGTAGGCCGCACGCGCGCACGCAACATTTGCGTCTCGTCTGGTGTGGAGTTTTCGAAGAAGGTCAAAGACCTCACTGACGCAGACCTCGAAAAGCTGCGAGAAGAAGTGGGTAAGTTCATCGTAGAAGGCGACCTGCGTCGCGAAGTGACGATGAATATCAAGCGCCTGATGGACTTGGGCTGCTACCGTGGCGTTCGCCATCGCAAGGGCTTGCCCATGCGTGGACAGCGCACACGTACGAATGCCCGTACCCGCAAGGGTCCGCGTCGTGCAGCGCAATCGCTGAAGAAGTAA
- a CDS encoding cytochrome c biogenesis protein ResB → MSVTTSGLQSKSSRSSVRHAIETISSMRFAIALLVILAIASIIGTVLTQEDPYPNYVNQFGPFWADIFRGLSLYNVYSAWWFMLILVFLVISVSLCVIRNGPKMIADMKSWKDRVREGSLRAFHHKGEYPPVPDSRAETAAKLQRLSGKMGYKFKTLETESGATLIAAKRGAMTKLGYISAHLAIVVICIGGLLDSNLPIKLQMWLFNKTPIASNEVINDIPASHRLSTSNPTFRGYAWVPEGQHVATAILNQQDGSLIQDLPFSIQLDKFIVDYYSTGMPKLFASDIVVIDHATGKRIPARVEVNKPFTYDNISIYQSSFQDGGSKLSMTAWPMSGGSTKTVPFEGAIGGTAPMSPQIIGGQGESVEFTDFRAINVENITDGNGTIDARGVGKTQTLRQAFDERLGSGAKTSRPTDLRNVGPSVQYKVRGTDGQAREFNNYMLPVDVQGQPMFLAGMRLSPNDPFRYLRIPADEQSSIKQWMNLRAALETPAMRVEAAHRFAQRSVPEANADLQNHLEESALRVLNLFAGADEAGVPAQPGATVGGFQAIAGFIDKSVPKGEQEKAAGLLLRMLEGATWDLWQISRAQNGMPEAQADAKNTQFVQSSINALSDSFLYGSPVFLQLDSFKQIQASVFQLTRAPGKKVVYLGSALLVLGIFSMFYVRERRLWFWLKDSATGGTSVLMAMSTARRTLDFEKEFAQTRDAIGAALGVKSQPAAPSASSPTSEPPPDTKSAGSHDSTR, encoded by the coding sequence ATGAGCGTCACCACGTCGGGATTGCAGTCGAAGTCGAGCCGTAGCAGCGTACGTCATGCCATCGAAACAATCAGCTCGATGCGCTTTGCCATCGCGCTGCTTGTGATTCTTGCAATAGCAAGCATCATCGGGACCGTGCTTACGCAGGAAGATCCCTACCCGAATTACGTCAACCAGTTCGGTCCGTTCTGGGCGGATATTTTCCGCGGCCTGAGCCTCTACAACGTGTACAGCGCGTGGTGGTTCATGCTGATCCTGGTTTTCCTGGTGATCTCGGTGTCGCTGTGCGTGATCCGCAACGGCCCGAAGATGATCGCGGACATGAAGAGCTGGAAGGATCGGGTGCGCGAGGGAAGCCTGCGTGCGTTCCATCACAAGGGCGAATACCCGCCGGTGCCGGACTCGCGCGCCGAGACCGCTGCCAAGTTGCAACGGCTGTCGGGCAAGATGGGCTACAAGTTCAAGACGCTCGAGACGGAAAGCGGCGCCACGCTGATCGCGGCGAAGCGCGGCGCGATGACGAAGCTCGGTTATATCTCGGCGCATCTGGCGATCGTGGTGATCTGTATTGGCGGTTTGCTCGACAGCAACCTGCCCATCAAGCTGCAGATGTGGCTCTTCAACAAAACGCCGATTGCGTCGAATGAAGTCATCAACGACATCCCGGCGTCGCACCGGTTGTCAACGTCGAATCCTACGTTCCGCGGTTACGCCTGGGTGCCGGAAGGGCAGCACGTCGCGACCGCCATCCTGAACCAGCAGGACGGCTCGCTGATCCAGGATCTGCCGTTTTCCATCCAGCTCGATAAATTCATCGTCGACTACTATTCGACGGGTATGCCGAAGCTGTTCGCAAGCGATATCGTCGTGATCGATCATGCGACCGGCAAGCGCATTCCGGCGCGTGTGGAGGTGAACAAGCCGTTCACGTATGACAACATTTCCATCTATCAATCGAGCTTCCAGGACGGCGGCTCCAAACTTTCCATGACCGCCTGGCCCATGTCCGGCGGCAGCACGAAAACAGTGCCTTTCGAGGGCGCGATTGGCGGAACGGCGCCCATGAGCCCGCAGATCATCGGCGGACAGGGTGAAAGCGTCGAGTTCACCGATTTCCGCGCGATCAATGTCGAAAACATCACGGACGGCAACGGCACGATCGACGCACGCGGTGTCGGCAAGACGCAAACGCTGCGTCAGGCATTCGACGAACGCCTCGGCTCCGGCGCGAAGACATCGCGGCCGACGGATTTGCGCAACGTGGGGCCATCGGTGCAATACAAGGTGCGCGGCACGGACGGACAGGCGCGTGAGTTCAACAACTACATGCTGCCCGTGGACGTACAAGGCCAGCCGATGTTCCTCGCCGGCATGCGCCTGAGCCCGAACGACCCGTTCCGCTATCTGCGCATCCCCGCCGACGAACAAAGCTCGATCAAACAATGGATGAACCTGCGCGCCGCGCTGGAAACGCCCGCTATGCGTGTCGAAGCGGCGCATCGTTTCGCGCAGCGTTCCGTGCCGGAAGCCAACGCCGACCTGCAGAACCATCTGGAAGAAAGCGCATTGCGCGTGCTGAACCTGTTCGCGGGTGCTGACGAAGCGGGCGTTCCGGCTCAACCCGGCGCAACTGTCGGCGGATTCCAGGCGATCGCGGGTTTCATCGATAAATCGGTGCCGAAGGGCGAGCAGGAAAAAGCGGCCGGCTTATTGCTGCGCATGCTGGAAGGCGCGACGTGGGACTTGTGGCAAATCTCGCGCGCCCAGAACGGCATGCCGGAAGCGCAGGCGGATGCGAAGAACACGCAGTTCGTGCAGTCGTCGATCAATGCGCTTTCAGACAGCTTTTTGTATGGCTCGCCCGTTTTCCTGCAACTTGACTCGTTCAAACAGATCCAGGCGTCGGTGTTTCAGTTGACACGCGCGCCGGGTAAAAAAGTGGTGTATCTTGGCAGCGCCCTGCTGGTACTCGGCATTTTCTCGATGTTTTACGTCCGGGAACGTCGTCTCTGGTTTTGGCTCAAAGATTCGGCAACGGGCGGCACCAGCGTGTTGATGGCAATGTCCACCGCGCGCCGGACGCTCGATTTCGAGAAAGAATTCGCGCAAACGCGCGACGCGATAGGCGCTGCACTCGGTGTCAAATCGCAGCCGGCGGCGCCATCGGCGTCATCGCCAACGTCGGAACCGCCCCCGGACACGAAGTCCGCCGGCTCGCACGATTCAACTCGGTAA
- the yihA gene encoding ribosome biogenesis GTP-binding protein YihA/YsxC translates to MSSFLLHQARFFTTVNHLRDLPPTPQPEIAFAGRSNAGKSTAINLLCNQKRLAFASKTPGRTQHINYFAIGPADQPKAHVVDLPGYGYAEVSGNAKLHWQALLSTYLQSRAQLVGMILMMDSRRPLTELDKIMLEWFAPTGKPIHALLTKCDKLTRQESINTLRATKKAFEEYTASGYRGELTVQLFSALKRVGLDEAHEKIESWLIPKAIEECDPADEAQ, encoded by the coding sequence ATGTCGTCATTCCTGCTCCATCAAGCCCGTTTCTTTACAACGGTCAATCACTTACGCGATCTGCCTCCCACGCCGCAGCCGGAGATCGCGTTCGCTGGACGCTCGAACGCCGGCAAGTCAACGGCCATCAACCTGCTGTGCAATCAGAAGCGGCTCGCGTTCGCGAGCAAGACGCCCGGGCGCACCCAGCACATCAACTACTTCGCCATCGGCCCGGCGGACCAGCCCAAGGCCCACGTGGTGGACTTGCCGGGCTACGGTTATGCCGAAGTGTCAGGCAACGCGAAGCTGCACTGGCAGGCGTTGTTGTCCACGTACTTGCAAAGCCGCGCCCAGTTGGTCGGCATGATCCTGATGATGGATTCGCGTCGCCCGCTGACCGAGCTCGACAAGATCATGCTCGAATGGTTTGCGCCCACCGGCAAGCCAATTCACGCGTTATTGACGAAATGCGACAAATTGACGCGTCAGGAAAGCATCAATACGCTGCGCGCGACCAAGAAAGCGTTCGAGGAATATACGGCGTCCGGATATCGCGGCGAACTGACGGTCCAGCTCTTTTCGGCACTGAAGCGCGTTGGCCTCGACGAAGCGCACGAGAAGATCGAAAGCTGGCTGATTCCCAAGGCGATTGAAGAATGCGACCCGGCAGACGAGGCGCAGTAA
- the rpmJ gene encoding 50S ribosomal protein L36 has translation MKVMASVKRICRNCKIIKRKGVVRVICSSDPRHKQRQG, from the coding sequence ATGAAAGTGATGGCATCGGTTAAGCGCATTTGCCGCAATTGCAAGATCATCAAGCGCAAGGGCGTTGTGCGCGTGATTTGCAGCTCTGATCCGCGCCACAAACAGCGTCAAGGCTGA
- the rpsD gene encoding 30S ribosomal protein S4 gives MARYTGPKAKLSRREGTDLFLKSARRSLADKCKLDSKPGQHGRTSGARTSDYGTQLREKQKVKRIYGVLERQFRRYFAEADRRKGPTGENLLQLLESRLDNVVYRMGFGSTRAEARQLVGHKSITVNGVVNNIPSMQVKAGDVVAVREQSKKQVRILEALNLAEQGGMPSWVTVDAKKFEGTFKAMPDRADIAGDINESLIVELYSR, from the coding sequence GTGGCACGTTATACCGGTCCTAAAGCAAAGTTGTCCCGCCGTGAAGGTACTGATCTTTTCCTGAAGAGCGCACGCCGTTCGCTCGCCGACAAGTGCAAGCTCGACAGCAAGCCGGGTCAGCATGGTCGTACGTCGGGCGCTCGTACGTCTGACTACGGTACGCAGTTGCGCGAAAAGCAAAAGGTCAAGCGCATCTACGGCGTACTTGAACGTCAATTCCGCCGTTATTTCGCTGAAGCTGATCGCCGCAAGGGCCCGACGGGCGAAAACTTGCTGCAATTGCTCGAGTCGCGTCTGGACAACGTCGTCTACCGCATGGGCTTTGGCTCAACGCGCGCTGAAGCGCGTCAGCTGGTCGGCCACAAGTCGATCACGGTAAACGGTGTAGTGAACAACATTCCGTCGATGCAAGTTAAGGCAGGCGACGTGGTTGCTGTTCGCGAACAGTCGAAGAAGCAAGTCCGTATTCTGGAAGCGCTGAACCTGGCTGAGCAAGGCGGAATGCCGAGCTGGGTGACGGTCGATGCCAAGAAGTTCGAAGGCACGTTCAAAGCCATGCCGGATCGCGCTGACATTGCTGGCGATATCAACGAAAGCCTGATCGTCGAATTGTATTCGCGTTAA
- the rplQ gene encoding 50S ribosomal protein L17 — protein sequence MRHKHGLRKLNRTSSHRLAMLRNMSNSLIEHEVIKTTLPKAKELRKVVEPLITLGKKPSLANRRLAFNRLRDRDSVAKLFDVLGPRYETRPGGYLSILKFGFRQGDNAPMALVMLMDRPELAEADDVQEAE from the coding sequence ATGCGCCATAAACATGGTTTGCGGAAACTGAACCGCACGAGCAGCCACCGTCTGGCTATGCTCCGTAATATGTCGAACTCGCTGATCGAGCACGAAGTCATCAAGACGACGCTGCCGAAAGCCAAAGAACTCCGTAAAGTCGTTGAGCCTCTGATCACGCTCGGCAAGAAGCCGTCGCTGGCAAATCGTCGTCTGGCGTTCAACCGCCTGCGCGATCGTGATTCCGTCGCAAAGCTGTTCGACGTACTCGGCCCGCGTTACGAAACGCGTCCGGGTGGCTACCTGAGCATCCTGAAGTTCGGCTTCCGTCAAGGCGACAACGCGCCGATGGCGCTGGTCATGCTGATGGATCGTCCGGAACTCGCTGAAGCTGACGACGTTCAAGAAGCCGAATAA
- the dsbD gene encoding protein-disulfide reductase DsbD: MYKPFDFCARRVVDAALMLLSCFVLVFSSISITHAADDFLDPSVAFKFSASEKPGEIDVRYKVADGYYMYRERFAFAVKSGTATLGEAQLPPGKVHFDQTFNKDVETYRGELLIRIPVKQASGPFDIVVTSQGCADQGICYPPADHVYHVTGAALQAAGSTSALTPATSVSDVPWYDRATNADYAQSLLESGGFFAIVGLYFVAGVVLSLLPCSYPMIPILSAIIIGEGARVTRSRGFGLSAAYVFGMALVYTALGVLAAMIGQSLGAWLQNPWVLGAFGVLLAVFALTLIAGMDIALPARWQNSVNEASQKRSGGKVVAVIVMGALSALVVGACMTAPLFAVLAFIAHTGNAFLGGAALFSMGVGLGVPLLIIGLGAGTLLPRAGNWMDGVKVFFGVILLAAALWIVWPVLGAVVQMALAALWLLIAAAALGLFSSGAAGISVWRRLGRGFGALLAIWGAALLVGLAAGSTDPLRPLAVFTARAGAGTAVATQASAPSETFAPVKSSEQLDLAVKAAGRPAMLDFYADWCVSCKEMEHLTFSDSRVRARLAQLNLLRADVTANNTDDQALLKRFKLFGPPGIIFFDAQGNELARVVGYESADKFLQSLDKLGAPTT; encoded by the coding sequence ATGTATAAGCCCTTCGATTTTTGCGCGCGCCGTGTTGTCGACGCCGCGCTCATGTTGCTGTCGTGCTTCGTCCTGGTCTTCAGTTCGATTTCGATTACGCATGCCGCCGACGATTTTCTCGATCCGTCCGTCGCCTTCAAATTCAGCGCAAGCGAAAAGCCAGGCGAAATCGATGTGCGATATAAGGTCGCAGACGGCTACTACATGTACCGCGAGCGTTTTGCGTTTGCCGTAAAAAGCGGCACGGCGACGTTGGGCGAAGCACAACTGCCGCCCGGGAAAGTCCACTTCGATCAAACCTTCAACAAGGACGTTGAGACGTATCGTGGAGAACTGCTGATCCGGATCCCGGTGAAACAGGCATCAGGTCCGTTCGACATTGTGGTGACGTCGCAAGGATGCGCCGATCAGGGTATCTGCTATCCGCCTGCGGATCATGTTTATCACGTGACTGGCGCTGCGTTGCAGGCGGCCGGTTCTACAAGCGCGCTCACGCCCGCAACCAGCGTCAGTGACGTACCTTGGTACGACCGCGCGACCAACGCGGACTACGCGCAATCGCTGCTTGAAAGTGGCGGTTTTTTTGCGATCGTCGGGTTGTACTTCGTTGCGGGCGTCGTGTTGAGCTTGCTGCCGTGCTCCTATCCGATGATCCCGATCCTTTCGGCAATCATCATCGGCGAGGGTGCGCGGGTCACGCGGTCGCGCGGGTTCGGGTTATCGGCCGCGTATGTGTTCGGCATGGCGCTCGTGTACACCGCGCTCGGCGTGCTCGCGGCGATGATCGGACAAAGCCTCGGCGCATGGCTCCAGAATCCTTGGGTACTCGGCGCATTCGGCGTGTTGCTCGCGGTCTTTGCGCTGACGTTGATCGCGGGCATGGATATCGCGCTGCCCGCGCGCTGGCAAAACAGCGTCAACGAGGCCTCGCAGAAGCGTTCGGGCGGGAAGGTCGTAGCTGTGATCGTCATGGGCGCGCTGTCGGCGCTCGTGGTCGGTGCGTGCATGACTGCGCCGCTTTTTGCCGTGCTGGCGTTCATCGCGCATACGGGCAATGCGTTTCTCGGCGGCGCTGCGCTCTTTTCGATGGGTGTCGGACTCGGTGTGCCGCTACTCATCATCGGCCTCGGAGCCGGGACGTTGCTGCCGCGCGCCGGCAACTGGATGGACGGCGTCAAGGTTTTCTTCGGCGTGATCCTGCTCGCAGCGGCCTTGTGGATCGTCTGGCCGGTCCTGGGCGCCGTCGTACAGATGGCGCTGGCTGCGTTGTGGCTGCTGATTGCTGCGGCCGCGCTCGGGTTGTTTTCGTCGGGTGCAGCAGGGATATCTGTCTGGAGGCGGCTCGGACGCGGATTCGGTGCGCTGCTCGCCATTTGGGGCGCGGCGCTGCTGGTGGGCCTCGCTGCCGGGTCGACCGACCCGCTGCGTCCCCTTGCCGTCTTCACGGCTCGCGCCGGTGCCGGAACAGCGGTCGCCACGCAAGCATCGGCTCCGAGCGAAACCTTCGCGCCGGTGAAGTCATCGGAGCAACTTGATCTCGCGGTGAAAGCCGCTGGACGTCCGGCAATGCTCGATTTCTACGCCGACTGGTGCGTCTCGTGCAAAGAGATGGAACACCTCACGTTCAGTGATTCGAGAGTGCGCGCACGCTTGGCACAGCTCAATCTCCTGCGCGCGGATGTGACTGCGAACAATACCGACGACCAGGCCCTGCTCAAGCGTTTCAAGCTTTTCGGACCGCCGGGCATCATCTTCTTCGATGCCCAGGGCAATGAACTCGCACGCGTCGTAGGCTACGAATCGGCCGACAAGTTTTTGCAGAGCCTCGACAAGCTTGGAGCGCCTACGACGTAA
- a CDS encoding DNA-directed RNA polymerase subunit alpha — protein MQTSLLKPKIIAVESLGDSHAKVVMEPFERGYGHTLGNALRRVLLSSMIGYAPTEVTIAGVVHEYSTLDGVQEDVVNLLLNLKGVVFKLHNRDEVTVTLRKDGEGVVTAGDIELAHDCEVINPGHVIAHLSKGGKLDVQIKIEKGRGYVPGNVRRYGEDSAKIIGRIVLDASFSPVLRVSYAVESARVEQRTDLDKLVMNIETNGVISPEEAIRQSARILVDQLSVFAALEGTEAAAEAPSRAPQIDPILLRPVDDLELTVRSANCLKAENIYYIGDLIQRTENELLKTPNLGRKSLNEIKEVLASRGLTLGMKLENWPPAGLDK, from the coding sequence ATGCAAACCAGTTTGTTGAAGCCCAAGATTATTGCAGTCGAATCGCTTGGCGATAGCCACGCGAAAGTGGTCATGGAGCCGTTCGAACGGGGCTATGGTCACACCTTGGGTAACGCGCTTCGGCGCGTGCTGTTGTCGTCGATGATTGGTTATGCGCCGACCGAAGTGACGATTGCAGGCGTCGTGCATGAGTATTCTACGCTCGACGGCGTGCAAGAAGATGTGGTCAACCTGCTGCTGAATTTGAAGGGCGTCGTTTTCAAGCTGCATAACCGCGACGAAGTCACGGTTACGTTGCGCAAGGACGGCGAAGGTGTTGTTACGGCCGGGGATATCGAACTCGCTCACGATTGCGAAGTCATCAATCCGGGTCACGTGATTGCGCATCTTTCGAAGGGCGGCAAGCTCGACGTTCAGATCAAGATTGAAAAGGGCCGCGGCTATGTCCCGGGCAATGTGCGTCGCTACGGCGAAGATTCGGCGAAGATTATTGGCCGCATCGTGCTGGACGCGTCGTTCTCGCCGGTTCTGCGCGTGAGCTACGCTGTTGAAAGCGCTCGTGTCGAGCAACGTACCGACCTCGACAAGCTCGTGATGAACATCGAAACCAACGGCGTGATTTCGCCCGAGGAAGCGATTCGTCAGTCAGCCCGTATCCTGGTTGACCAGTTGTCGGTGTTCGCGGCTCTGGAAGGCACGGAAGCAGCGGCAGAAGCACCGTCGCGTGCGCCGCAGATCGATCCGATCCTGCTGCGTCCGGTCGATGATCTCGAACTCACGGTTCGTTCGGCGAACTGCCTGAAGGCTGAGAACATCTATTACATCGGCGATTTGATCCAACGCACGGAAAACGAATTGCTGAAGACGCCTAACCTCGGTCGCAAGTCGCTGAACGAGATCAAGGAAGTCTTGGCATCGCGTGGTTTGACGCTGGGTATGAAGCTCGAAAACTGGCCGCCGGCTGGTCTCGACAAGTAA
- the cutA gene encoding divalent-cation tolerance protein CutA, with the protein MNTPVVLVLTTLPDSDAASVLAQQVIDARLAACVTELGMVKSRYRWNGKVEAADELQMLFKTSLARGDELARFIESNHPYETPEIVSWQADASAAYGHWVIAETQRPINV; encoded by the coding sequence GTGAACACGCCCGTCGTCCTCGTTCTTACGACGCTACCTGACAGTGACGCCGCATCGGTGCTGGCGCAACAGGTTATTGACGCACGGCTCGCAGCCTGTGTGACCGAGCTGGGCATGGTCAAGTCGCGGTATCGGTGGAACGGGAAGGTCGAGGCGGCTGACGAGCTTCAGATGCTCTTCAAGACGAGTCTGGCGCGCGGCGATGAACTCGCGCGGTTCATAGAGTCGAATCATCCTTATGAAACACCTGAAATTGTCTCGTGGCAGGCCGACGCATCGGCGGCCTATGGACATTGGGTCATCGCGGAAACTCAACGTCCTATTAATGTATAA
- a CDS encoding c-type cytochrome, whose protein sequence is MNRLYKTLMALELAAAFGAGLVGWTLTAQTVNAAEPAAAAAPAKPDVARGQAIATQVCASCHGADGNSAGGAFPKLAGQHAEYIVKQLKDYKTQPGAKEPARKNAIMAGMAAALNDQDMVNVAAYFETQKAKPGYARDKNTVPLGMKIYRGGITDRAVPACAACHGATGMGVPVQYPRLSGQWSDYTAAQLTAFAQGTRNNSEPMHTIALRLNEAEVKAVADYIAGLH, encoded by the coding sequence ATGAACCGACTGTACAAGACTCTGATGGCCTTGGAATTAGCAGCAGCATTCGGAGCGGGGTTGGTGGGCTGGACACTCACGGCGCAGACGGTCAATGCAGCAGAGCCCGCAGCGGCCGCGGCGCCTGCCAAGCCCGATGTAGCGCGGGGTCAGGCGATTGCCACTCAGGTCTGCGCTTCGTGTCACGGAGCAGATGGCAACAGCGCTGGCGGCGCGTTTCCGAAGCTCGCGGGTCAGCATGCCGAGTACATCGTCAAGCAGTTGAAGGATTACAAGACGCAGCCGGGCGCGAAAGAGCCGGCGCGCAAGAACGCGATCATGGCCGGTATGGCGGCCGCTTTGAACGATCAGGACATGGTCAACGTGGCTGCGTATTTTGAGACGCAGAAAGCGAAGCCCGGTTACGCGCGGGACAAGAACACCGTGCCGCTCGGGATGAAGATTTATCGTGGCGGCATAACGGATAGAGCTGTTCCCGCTTGCGCCGCGTGTCACGGTGCAACAGGTATGGGCGTGCCGGTGCAGTATCCGCGCTTGTCGGGGCAGTGGTCCGATTACACGGCGGCGCAGCTCACCGCGTTCGCCCAAGGAACACGCAACAACAGCGAGCCCATGCATACCATTGCGTTGCGCCTGAATGAAGCGGAAGTGAAGGCGGTGGCGGACTACATCGCGGGATTGCATTGA
- the hemB gene encoding porphobilinogen synthase has protein sequence MSFYPHHRPRRMRRDDFSRRLMRENLLSTNDLIYPVFIVEGTNLRQAVPSMPGVERTSVDLLMKVAEQCMELGVPVISLFPAIEPSLKTPDGREATNPEGLIPRAVRELKKHFPELGVLTDVALDPYTSHGQDGVLDEQGYVINDETSEILVDQARTQAEAGVDIVAPSDMMDGRIGAIREMLESDSHVHTRIMAYAAKFASAFYGPFRDAVGSATNLGKSNKMTYQMDPSNSDEAMREVRMDIEEGADMVMVKPGMPYLDIVYRVKEEFRFPTYAYQVSGEYAMIKAAAQNGWLDHDKTMMESLLAFKRAGADGVLTYFALDAARILRASK, from the coding sequence ATGAGCTTTTATCCGCATCATCGTCCGCGCCGCATGCGCCGGGACGACTTTTCGCGCCGCCTGATGCGTGAAAACCTCCTGTCGACCAACGACTTGATCTATCCGGTGTTCATCGTCGAGGGGACGAATCTGCGTCAGGCCGTGCCTTCAATGCCAGGCGTCGAGCGTACGTCCGTCGACCTGCTGATGAAAGTCGCCGAGCAGTGCATGGAACTGGGTGTGCCGGTTATTTCGCTCTTCCCTGCCATCGAGCCGTCGCTGAAGACGCCCGACGGCCGCGAGGCGACCAACCCCGAGGGCCTCATTCCGCGCGCCGTGCGCGAGTTGAAGAAGCACTTCCCCGAACTGGGCGTGCTCACCGATGTCGCGCTGGACCCGTACACCAGCCACGGCCAGGACGGCGTCCTGGACGAACAAGGCTACGTCATCAACGACGAAACCAGCGAGATCCTCGTCGACCAGGCTCGTACGCAAGCTGAAGCGGGCGTGGATATCGTCGCGCCCTCGGACATGATGGATGGGCGTATCGGTGCGATCCGCGAAATGCTCGAAAGCGATAGCCACGTGCACACACGAATCATGGCGTACGCGGCGAAGTTCGCATCGGCGTTCTATGGTCCGTTCCGCGATGCCGTCGGCTCGGCCACGAATCTCGGCAAGAGCAACAAGATGACCTACCAGATGGACCCGTCCAATTCCGATGAAGCCATGCGCGAAGTCCGCATGGACATTGAAGAAGGCGCCGACATGGTGATGGTCAAGCCGGGCATGCCGTACCTGGACATTGTGTATCGCGTGAAGGAGGAGTTTCGTTTTCCGACTTATGCGTATCAGGTCAGCGGTGAGTACGCCATGATCAAGGCCGCCGCGCAAAACGGCTGGCTCGATCACGACAAGACCATGATGGAATCGCTGCTGGCATTCAAGCGCGCGGGAGCAGATGGCGTGCTCACGTACTTTGCTTTGGACGCTGCCCGGATTCTGCGGGCTTCGAAATAG
- the rpsK gene encoding 30S ribosomal protein S11 — protein MAKASNNSAAQRVRKKVKKNVAEGVVHVHASFNNTIITITDRQGNALAWATSGGQGFKGSRKSTPFAAQVAAESAGRVAMEYGVKNLEVRIKGPGPGRESAVRALHGLGIKITAISDVTPVPHNGCRPPKRRRI, from the coding sequence ATGGCTAAGGCTTCGAACAACTCCGCGGCGCAACGCGTTCGCAAGAAGGTCAAGAAGAACGTCGCCGAGGGCGTAGTTCACGTTCACGCGTCGTTCAACAACACCATCATCACGATCACCGATCGCCAGGGCAATGCACTCGCCTGGGCTACGTCGGGTGGCCAGGGCTTCAAGGGATCGCGTAAATCGACCCCGTTTGCAGCTCAGGTCGCAGCCGAATCGGCTGGCCGCGTGGCGATGGAATACGGCGTGAAGAACCTCGAAGTGCGGATCAAGGGCCCCGGTCCTGGCCGTGAATCGGCGGTGCGTGCGCTGCATGGTCTTGGCATCAAGATCACCGCAATCTCCGACGTGACACCGGTTCCGCACAACGGTTGCCGTCCGCCGAAGCGTCGTCGTATCTAA